From a region of the Kaistia sp. 32K genome:
- the ybeY gene encoding rRNA maturation RNase YbeY gives MSGETLPIAIDLLVEAGDWPDEDELARLVAGAVEASFAIGRLPAVKGSELSVVFTDDEHVRQLNADYRDKDKPTNVLSFPGSPPDAKLFGPLLGDIVVARETVVAEALEQGLAFEDHLTHLVVHGLLHLFGHDHLEDDEAERMESLETEILARLGIADPYAESAL, from the coding sequence ATGAGCGGCGAGACGCTGCCGATCGCCATCGACCTGCTGGTCGAGGCCGGCGACTGGCCGGACGAGGACGAACTGGCTCGGCTGGTGGCGGGCGCCGTCGAGGCGAGCTTCGCCATCGGCCGGCTTCCGGCCGTCAAGGGCTCGGAACTGTCGGTCGTCTTCACCGACGACGAGCATGTGCGCCAGCTCAATGCGGACTATCGCGACAAGGACAAGCCGACCAACGTGCTGTCCTTTCCCGGCAGTCCGCCGGATGCCAAATTGTTCGGACCGCTGCTCGGCGACATCGTCGTTGCACGTGAAACAGTGGTCGCCGAGGCCCTCGAACAGGGGCTGGCATTCGAGGACCATCTGACCCATCTGGTGGTGCACGGGTTGCTTCACCTCTTCGGGCATGATCATCTGGAGGATGACGAAGCGGAACGCATGGAGTCTCTGGAGACGGAGATCCTGGCGCGCCTCGGCATCGCCGACCCCTACGCCGAAAGCGCGCTGTGA
- a CDS encoding 1-acyl-sn-glycerol-3-phosphate acyltransferase has product MRWLRRAGVLVYLLLVTLVLLPVQLFAMRFRPRLAARVPMWWQRAAARSLGLKVRVEGKPAGDRPLLIVSNHVSWVDIVTLGSVLPVSFIAKNEVAGWPVVSWLAKLQRSVFIDRTRRTATAASNSAIAARLAGGEALVLFAEGTTGDGIEVLPFRSALVGAARDAGGGAPITVQPVAIVYVGFQGLPIERSRMADIAWHGDMDLAPHLAAMIDIGAIDAVVAFGQPIAFGPDTDRKQVTAKAEAEVRALVRSVKARGVRNMTVTAASPDAAILSETESS; this is encoded by the coding sequence ATGCGCTGGCTCCGGCGCGCCGGCGTTCTGGTCTACCTGCTGCTGGTGACGCTGGTCCTGCTGCCGGTGCAGTTGTTCGCGATGCGGTTTCGGCCGCGCCTCGCCGCCCGCGTGCCGATGTGGTGGCAGCGCGCCGCCGCGCGCAGTCTCGGGCTGAAAGTGCGGGTCGAGGGCAAGCCGGCCGGCGACCGGCCGCTGCTGATCGTCTCCAACCACGTCTCCTGGGTCGACATCGTCACGCTCGGCAGCGTGCTGCCGGTTTCCTTCATCGCCAAGAACGAGGTCGCCGGCTGGCCGGTGGTCAGCTGGCTGGCCAAGCTGCAGCGGAGCGTCTTCATCGATCGCACGCGCCGGACGGCGACGGCCGCCTCGAACAGCGCGATCGCGGCGCGGCTCGCCGGCGGCGAGGCGCTCGTGCTGTTCGCGGAGGGCACTACCGGCGACGGCATCGAGGTGCTGCCCTTCCGCAGCGCCCTGGTCGGCGCCGCGCGCGACGCCGGCGGCGGGGCTCCCATCACGGTGCAGCCGGTCGCCATCGTCTATGTCGGCTTCCAGGGCCTGCCGATCGAGCGTTCGCGCATGGCCGACATCGCTTGGCACGGCGACATGGATCTCGCCCCGCATCTGGCGGCGATGATCGACATCGGCGCCATCGATGCCGTCGTGGCGTTCGGCCAGCCGATCGCCTTCGGGCCGGATACGGACCGCAAGCAGGTGACGGCGAAGGCCGAGGCGGAAGTGCGGGCGTTGGTCCGTTCGGTCAAGGCGCGCGGCGTCCGGAACATGACGGTCACGGCAGCGTCACCGGACGCGGCTATTCTCAGCGAGACAGAAAGCAGCTAG
- a CDS encoding GNAT family N-acetyltransferase, giving the protein MMDMLLRPRIIIDPAEPADIEALVEIHAAGFRRGWSADEIEALITDKTVFSLVLRRETLFGARRPQGFILVRTVADQAEVLTIAVAPSSRGRGYGRQLMEEALRSLYRDLVPEIFLEVDEGNQSAVRLYQSLGFLEVGRRKGYYSDGKGPGGTALVLRLQLR; this is encoded by the coding sequence ATGATGGACATGCTGCTTCGCCCGCGGATCATCATCGATCCGGCCGAACCCGCCGACATCGAGGCTCTCGTCGAGATCCACGCGGCTGGCTTCCGGCGCGGCTGGAGCGCCGACGAGATCGAGGCGCTGATCACCGACAAGACGGTGTTCAGCCTCGTGCTTCGCCGCGAGACGCTGTTCGGCGCGCGCCGCCCGCAGGGCTTCATCCTGGTCCGCACCGTCGCCGACCAGGCCGAGGTGCTGACCATCGCCGTGGCGCCGTCGAGCCGGGGGCGCGGTTATGGCCGCCAGCTGATGGAGGAGGCCCTGCGCAGCCTCTATCGCGACCTGGTGCCGGAGATCTTCCTCGAGGTCGACGAGGGCAACCAGAGCGCCGTGCGCCTCTATCAGTCGCTGGGATTCCTCGAAGTCGGCCGGCGAAAGGGTTACTATAGCGATGGCAAGGGGCCGGGTGGCACGGCGCTTGTCTTGCGGCTGCAGCTCCGTTGA
- a CDS encoding PhoH family protein produces MAHASDIAHVVIAFDDNRLASELLGQFDQNLAIIEQKLGVEAVARGNQVTIRGRPEACAQARLALDLLYVRLQQGHEVGPADVEGAIRMAVADDEQLSLPSLEPKGRLAMAQISTRRRTVMARNPAQDAYIRAMDRAELVFGMGPAGTGKTYLAVAYAAALIERGDVSRLILSRPAVEAGERLGFLPGDMKEKVDPYLRPLYDALYDMMPPEKVERGLTSGMIEVAPLAFMRGRTLANAVVILDEAQNTTSMQMKMFLTRLGEGSRMIVTGDPTQVDLPPGQVSGLVEASELLRDVPGIVQIKFTDVDVVRHPLVGRIVRAYDKAPPRQVPQARPARAGGSA; encoded by the coding sequence ATGGCGCATGCCTCCGATATCGCCCATGTCGTGATCGCCTTCGACGATAATCGTCTGGCGAGCGAGCTCCTGGGCCAGTTCGACCAGAACCTCGCCATCATCGAGCAGAAGCTCGGCGTCGAGGCGGTGGCGCGTGGCAACCAGGTGACGATCCGCGGCCGGCCCGAGGCCTGCGCGCAGGCAAGGCTGGCGCTCGACCTGCTCTATGTCCGCCTGCAGCAGGGGCACGAGGTGGGTCCCGCCGACGTCGAGGGTGCCATCCGCATGGCGGTCGCCGATGACGAGCAGCTCTCCCTGCCGAGCCTGGAGCCGAAGGGCCGGCTCGCCATGGCGCAGATCTCGACGCGCCGCCGTACCGTCATGGCCCGCAACCCGGCCCAGGACGCCTATATCCGCGCCATGGACCGCGCCGAGCTTGTCTTCGGCATGGGGCCTGCCGGCACCGGCAAGACCTATCTCGCCGTCGCCTATGCTGCGGCGCTGATCGAGCGCGGCGACGTCTCGCGGCTGATCCTCTCGCGCCCCGCCGTCGAGGCGGGCGAGCGGCTCGGCTTCCTGCCCGGCGACATGAAGGAGAAGGTCGATCCCTATCTCCGCCCGCTCTACGACGCGCTCTACGACATGATGCCGCCGGAGAAGGTCGAGCGTGGCCTGACCTCGGGCATGATCGAGGTCGCCCCGCTCGCTTTTATGCGCGGCAGGACGCTGGCGAATGCCGTCGTCATCCTCGACGAGGCGCAGAACACCACCTCGATGCAGATGAAGATGTTCCTGACCCGCCTCGGTGAAGGCTCGCGCATGATCGTCACCGGCGATCCGACCCAGGTCGACCTCCCGCCGGGCCAGGTCTCCGGCCTGGTCGAGGCGAGCGAGCTGCTGCGAGACGTGCCCGGCATCGTCCAGATCAAGTTCACGGACGTGGACGTCGTCCGCCATCCGCTCGTCGGCCGCATCGTGCGCGCCTATGACAAGGCGCCGCCCCGGCAGGTTCCGCAGGCGCGTCCCGCACGCGCGGGAGGCTCCGCATGA
- a CDS encoding Fur family transcriptional regulator, producing MSVTPELQHPTTLEDACVEKGMRMTEQRRIIARVLDVATDHPDVEEVYRRASAIDPRISISTVYRTVKLFEDAGMIERHDFRDGRSRYEMVSDEHHDHLIDLRSGDVIEFRSEEIEALQELIAKRLGYRLVDHRLELYAVPIDDKSAKGAKGGN from the coding sequence ATGAGTGTGACGCCAGAGCTTCAGCATCCGACGACCCTCGAAGACGCTTGCGTCGAGAAGGGCATGCGCATGACCGAGCAGCGCCGCATCATTGCGCGCGTGCTCGATGTCGCGACCGATCATCCCGATGTCGAGGAGGTCTACCGCCGCGCCTCGGCGATCGACCCGCGCATCTCGATCTCCACCGTCTACCGCACGGTGAAGCTGTTCGAGGACGCCGGCATGATCGAGCGGCATGATTTCCGCGACGGCCGCAGCCGTTACGAGATGGTCTCGGACGAGCACCACGACCATCTGATCGACCTGCGCAGCGGCGACGTCATCGAATTCCGCAGCGAGGAGATCGAGGCGCTGCAGGAGCTGATCGCCAAGCGTCTCGGCTACCGGCTCGTCGATCATCGGCTCGAGCTCTATGCCGTGCCGATCGACGACAAGTCTGCCAAGGGCGCCAAGGGCGGCAACTGA
- a CDS encoding NifU family protein: MFIQTEATPNPSTLKFLPGRLVLPESTADFRDADEAERSPLAERLFAVNGVAGVFLGHDFISVTKKDGEWQHMKPAILGAIMEHFMAGVPVMATLKPHAGDEEFFDEGDAELVETIKELIETRVRPAVAQDGGDITFQGYRDGVVYLNMRGSCQGCPSSTATLKHGIQNLLRHFVPEVREVEAVS; this comes from the coding sequence ATGTTCATCCAAACCGAAGCGACGCCGAATCCGTCGACCTTGAAGTTCCTGCCCGGCCGGCTCGTCCTGCCGGAGAGCACCGCCGATTTCCGCGACGCCGACGAGGCCGAGCGGTCGCCGCTGGCCGAGCGCCTGTTCGCCGTCAACGGCGTTGCCGGCGTGTTCCTCGGCCACGACTTCATCAGCGTGACCAAGAAGGACGGCGAGTGGCAGCACATGAAGCCCGCCATCCTCGGCGCGATCATGGAGCACTTCATGGCCGGCGTGCCGGTCATGGCGACGCTGAAGCCGCATGCCGGCGACGAGGAATTCTTCGACGAGGGCGATGCCGAGCTGGTCGAGACCATCAAGGAGCTGATCGAGACGCGCGTGCGTCCCGCGGTCGCCCAGGATGGCGGCGACATCACCTTCCAGGGTTACCGGGACGGCGTCGTCTATCTCAACATGCGCGGCTCGTGCCAGGGCTGCCCGTCCTCGACGGCGACGCTGAAGCACGGCATCCAGAACCTGCTGCGTCACTTCGTACCTGAAGTGCGCGAGGTCGAGGCCGTTTCCTGA
- the miaB gene encoding tRNA (N6-isopentenyl adenosine(37)-C2)-methylthiotransferase MiaB gives MTGTQEKKRVFIKTYGCQMNVYDSDRMTDALASDGYEATDSAENADLVLLNTCHIREKAAEKVYSELGRLRVMKEEAALKGRTVTIGVAGCVAQAEGKEIARRAPVVDLVVGPQSYQHLPQLLRDVAKGKRAVETEFAIAEKFDRLPAASKERTRARGVTAFLTIQEGCDKFCTFCVVPYTRGAEVSRPVEKIVQEAERLADAGVREVTLLGQNVNAWHGVGTDGREWGLGELLFRLAEIPGLDRLRYTTSHPRDMEDSLIAAHRDLPSLMPYLHLPVQAGSDRILAAMNRKHKADDYLRLVDRIRAARTDIALSSDFIVGFPGETDADFEATMRLVETVGYAAAYSFKYSPRPGTPAAGHDNHVPEAVMSERLQRLQALILDQQTAFNRSKVGETLDILFEKSGRLPGQLMGRSPFLQAVLVDGDAERIGTIGRVTIDSLGSNSLFGTLAEPVPPSTKESHLVEVIS, from the coding sequence ATGACCGGAACCCAGGAAAAGAAGCGCGTCTTCATCAAGACCTACGGCTGCCAGATGAACGTCTACGATTCCGATCGTATGACGGATGCGCTGGCAAGCGATGGCTACGAAGCGACCGATAGCGCCGAGAACGCCGACCTCGTCCTCCTCAATACCTGTCACATCCGCGAGAAGGCGGCCGAGAAGGTGTATTCCGAGCTCGGGCGCCTGCGCGTGATGAAGGAAGAGGCGGCCCTGAAAGGCCGTACCGTGACGATCGGCGTCGCCGGCTGCGTCGCGCAGGCCGAGGGCAAGGAGATCGCCCGGCGCGCGCCGGTGGTCGATCTCGTCGTCGGGCCGCAATCCTACCAGCATCTGCCGCAGCTCCTGCGCGATGTCGCGAAGGGCAAGCGCGCGGTCGAGACCGAATTCGCCATCGCCGAGAAATTCGACCGCCTGCCGGCCGCCTCGAAGGAGCGGACGCGGGCGCGCGGCGTCACGGCGTTCCTGACCATCCAGGAAGGCTGCGACAAGTTCTGCACCTTCTGCGTCGTTCCCTACACGCGCGGCGCCGAGGTTTCGCGCCCGGTCGAGAAGATCGTGCAGGAAGCCGAGCGGCTGGCCGATGCCGGCGTGCGCGAGGTGACGCTGCTCGGCCAGAACGTCAACGCCTGGCACGGCGTCGGCACGGACGGCCGCGAATGGGGCCTGGGCGAGCTCCTGTTCCGCCTGGCCGAAATCCCCGGCCTCGATCGGCTGCGCTACACGACCAGCCATCCGCGCGACATGGAAGACAGCCTGATCGCCGCCCATCGCGATCTGCCGTCGCTGATGCCCTATCTGCATCTTCCCGTTCAGGCCGGCTCCGACCGGATCCTCGCGGCGATGAACCGCAAGCACAAGGCGGACGACTATCTCCGCCTCGTCGACCGCATTCGCGCCGCCCGCACCGACATCGCGCTGTCGTCCGACTTCATCGTCGGCTTCCCCGGCGAGACCGACGCCGATTTCGAGGCGACCATGCGGCTGGTCGAGACGGTCGGCTATGCCGCCGCCTATTCGTTCAAATACAGCCCGCGCCCCGGCACGCCCGCCGCCGGCCATGACAACCATGTCCCGGAAGCGGTGATGTCGGAACGGCTGCAGCGCCTGCAGGCGCTCATCCTCGACCAGCAGACCGCGTTCAACCGCTCCAAGGTTGGCGAGACGCTGGATATCCTGTTCGAGAAGTCCGGCCGGCTTCCCGGCCAGCTCATGGGCCGTTCGCCCTTCCTGCAGGCCGTGCTGGTCGATGGCGATGCCGAGCGCATCGGCACGATCGGCCGGGTCACCATCGACAGCCTCGGGTCGAATTCGCTGTTCGGCACGCTGGCGGAGCCGGTTCCCCCGTCGACAAAGGAAAGCCATCTCGTGGAGGTCATTTCGTGA
- the trpS gene encoding tryptophan--tRNA ligase, which produces MTEFKTRIFSGVQPTGNLHLGNYLGAIVNFVALQHENECIYCVVDMHAITVWQEPTELARQIREVTAAFVAAGIDPVKNVVFNQSQVSAHAELAWIFNCVARIGWMNRMTQFKDKAGKDKENASLGLLAYPSLMAADILAYQATHVPVGEDQKQHLELTRDIAQKFNNDYAESIAAHGFGDAYFPITEPVITGPATRIMSLRDGSKKMSKSDPSDYSRINLTDDADAIAQKIRKAKTDAEPLPSEAEGLKGRPEADNLVGIYAALSGLSKDAVLAQFGGQQFSGFKPALADLAVEKLGPVGGEMRRLMADPGHIDAILADGAARADAIARPILDGVKDVVGFIRRKS; this is translated from the coding sequence ATGACCGAATTCAAGACGCGCATCTTTTCCGGCGTCCAGCCGACCGGCAATCTCCATCTCGGCAACTATCTCGGCGCGATCGTCAATTTCGTCGCCCTGCAGCACGAGAACGAGTGCATCTACTGTGTCGTCGACATGCACGCGATCACCGTCTGGCAGGAGCCGACGGAGCTGGCGCGGCAGATCCGCGAGGTGACGGCCGCCTTCGTCGCCGCCGGCATCGATCCGGTCAAGAATGTCGTCTTCAACCAGAGCCAGGTCTCGGCCCACGCGGAACTGGCCTGGATCTTCAACTGCGTCGCGCGCATCGGCTGGATGAACCGCATGACGCAGTTCAAGGACAAGGCCGGCAAGGACAAGGAGAACGCCTCGCTCGGCCTCCTCGCCTATCCGAGCCTGATGGCCGCCGACATCCTCGCCTATCAGGCAACGCATGTGCCGGTCGGCGAGGACCAGAAGCAGCATCTCGAGCTGACGCGCGACATCGCGCAGAAGTTCAACAACGACTATGCCGAGTCGATCGCCGCCCACGGCTTCGGCGACGCCTATTTCCCGATCACCGAGCCGGTCATCACGGGGCCTGCGACCCGCATCATGTCGCTGCGCGACGGATCGAAGAAGATGTCGAAGTCGGATCCGTCCGACTATTCGCGCATCAACCTCACCGACGACGCTGACGCGATCGCGCAGAAGATCCGCAAGGCGAAGACCGACGCCGAGCCGCTGCCCAGCGAGGCCGAGGGCCTGAAGGGGCGTCCCGAGGCGGACAATCTGGTCGGCATCTACGCCGCGCTCTCCGGCCTTTCCAAGGACGCGGTGCTCGCCCAGTTCGGCGGCCAGCAGTTCTCCGGCTTCAAGCCGGCGCTGGCCGATCTCGCGGTCGAGAAGCTCGGCCCGGTTGGCGGCGAGATGCGCCGCCTGATGGCCGATCCCGGCCATATCGACGCGATCCTCGCCGACGGCGCGGCGCGGGCCGACGCCATCGCCCGGCCGATCCTCGATGGCGTCAAGGACGTCGTCGGCTTCATCCGGCGCAAGTCGTAA
- the tsaB gene encoding tRNA (adenosine(37)-N6)-threonylcarbamoyltransferase complex dimerization subunit type 1 TsaB, whose translation MTLLAIDTALENCSVALEAGGTVFLRERTIGKGHAELLMPEIAAVLAEAGVSAGSLTRIIVSVGPGSFTGLRVGISAARGLALVNRIPVVGVTTLESHAALAARERPEGDDRPILALLPARGDELYGQLFSASLQPLGEATLGSIEAFAALAVDRDADLAGAGALRLERPDRVVHARSAPDIATLLARGAALDPATHPPKPLYIRPPDAQPQHHKGIQRQ comes from the coding sequence ATGACCCTGCTCGCCATCGACACCGCCCTCGAGAACTGTTCCGTCGCCCTTGAAGCCGGCGGGACCGTCTTTTTGCGCGAGCGGACGATCGGCAAGGGCCATGCCGAACTGCTGATGCCGGAGATCGCCGCCGTGCTGGCCGAGGCCGGCGTGTCGGCGGGATCGCTCACGCGCATCATCGTCTCGGTCGGGCCCGGCTCGTTCACCGGTTTGCGCGTCGGCATTTCGGCGGCGCGAGGACTGGCGCTGGTCAACCGCATCCCGGTCGTCGGCGTCACGACGCTGGAGAGCCACGCAGCACTTGCCGCGCGGGAGAGGCCCGAGGGAGACGACCGGCCGATCCTGGCGTTGCTGCCGGCGCGCGGCGACGAACTCTACGGCCAGCTCTTCTCCGCCTCGCTGCAGCCGCTCGGCGAAGCGACGCTCGGTTCGATCGAGGCGTTCGCGGCGCTCGCGGTGGACAGGGATGCCGATCTCGCCGGGGCAGGGGCGCTGCGGCTCGAGCGGCCGGACCGGGTCGTCCATGCGCGCTCGGCGCCCGATATCGCCACGCTGCTTGCGCGGGGCGCGGCGCTCGATCCGGCAACGCATCCGCCCAAGCCGCTCTACATCCGGCCGCCTGACGCGCAGCCGCAGCATCACAAGGGAATTCAGCGCCAATGA
- a CDS encoding universal stress protein: protein MLMKRKSTEAGHRRKFLAVIDDTPECSRAVIYGARRAERTSGALVLLYVIEPSGFQHWIGVENIMRAEAMEEAETTLGRFADLARRHSSIEPEMVIREGTRAEQITALIEEDEDIAILVLAAGTDKEGPGPLVSSIAGKHSATFPVPITIVPGTLSDDDIAAIA from the coding sequence ATGCTGATGAAGCGAAAGAGCACCGAGGCCGGTCACCGCCGCAAGTTCCTGGCGGTGATCGACGATACGCCCGAATGCTCGCGCGCCGTGATCTATGGCGCGCGGCGGGCGGAGCGGACCAGCGGCGCGCTGGTCCTGCTCTATGTGATCGAGCCGTCCGGCTTCCAGCACTGGATCGGCGTCGAGAACATCATGCGCGCCGAGGCGATGGAGGAGGCGGAGACGACGCTCGGCCGATTCGCCGACCTCGCCAGGCGCCATTCCTCGATCGAGCCGGAAATGGTCATTCGCGAAGGCACGCGGGCCGAGCAGATCACCGCTCTGATCGAGGAGGACGAGGACATCGCGATCCTGGTTCTCGCCGCCGGCACCGACAAGGAAGGGCCGGGTCCGCTCGTTTCCTCGATCGCCGGCAAGCACTCGGCGACCTTCCCGGTGCCGATTACCATCGTGCCGGGTACGCTTTCCGACGACGACATCGCCGCCATCGCTTGA